From the Argentina anserina chromosome 3, drPotAnse1.1, whole genome shotgun sequence genome, the window TCTGATTCACAATCTTACCGCTGCTGTATCACACAAAACCCTTTGTTGCTCTATGCTTCTATATGCATTTACTGGTTCATTTGAAGCCTCTTAGTTATAATTTAGGAGATACAGCAAGTTACAAGGATTTTTGCATTTTGTATTTAGGTGGGGTCAAAGGTGTAATGGTCAAATTCATTCCATATCATTTGGTTGGTTGTGTGCGTGCGTGTGTGGTTTTTATTAGCAAAGTTAAGTGACTGCCACTGTAACTTGTTTAgaatgttaaatttaatgttgaTAGATATATGTATTGGACCTCTGAGAAATAGATCACATGGtctgatattttatttttgtacgAGTGGTTTACAGATCCTGTTGGAGTTGCAAGTATATGGATTGTCAGATTCCATCAAGTGCAGGGAAGGGAAAAAAGATGAGTTGGTCCTGCAACATTCTACCACCGGAAATTCTTGTGGTGCCTCAGTTATGATGAATGGTTCTACTGGCAATACGCATTCCAGCTTCATTCGTTCATTCTGGGGAAGCTCTTCTGAAGCTGGGTCTTTGGGGTTGACAGGATTGCAAAACCTTGGAAATACTTGTTTCATGAATAGCTCCATCCAGTGCTTAGCTCACACACCAAAGCTTGTTGACTATTTTCTTGGAGATTATGCTAGAGAGATAAATCAGGAAAATCCATTGGGCATGGATGTATGTCATCTTTCGTTGCCCTTTTGATCAACTTATACCTTAATATGCAGATTTTTTATGTTGATAAAATAATTACTTACTAAGATGTTTGCTTTCTCAagagtatctttcttctttctaaGCCTACCAGCACACATTCTTTCACAGGGGGAGATTGCATTAGCATTTGGAGATTTGTTGAGGAAGTTATGGGCTCCCGGAGCAAGTCCTGTGGCTCCAAGGACATTTAAATCAAAACTTGCTCGCTTTGCTCCTCAGTTTAATGGCTTTAATCAACATGATTCACAAGTGAAGTTTCTTCTCTCTAGAGTTGATGTCTCCGTGTTTCAGGGTTTATGAAGGTTGGgattttcatgttttattccataTCATTGTCATAGGAACTCCTGGCCTTTTTGTTGGATGGACTTCATGAAGATCTGAATCGTGTAAAATGCAAGCCTTATGTGGAAGTCAAGGATGGTGATGATCGACCGGATGAAGAGGTAGCTGATGAATATTGGCGAAATCATTTAGCCCGCAATGACTCTATCATTGTTGATGTGTGCCAAGTGAGATTCTTCCTCAGACTCATTGTTTGATTCTACTGGACTAAATTTCTGCAGCTATTCTTTTGttaatatatttttgaatatgttttgCAAACTTCAGTCTAGAATTTTCCATTGACATTGTATTTGTCTAACTATATATAGATCTAGTGGTTAAATATTTTACACTGTTACAGATCTTTCAACTTAAAGAAATGATGAATGCTTGATCAGTCAGAAAATAACTGGTACAAGTTTATTGTATGCTTGACTGATTCCAACCAATGACTTTACCATTCCAAATGAAATACATAcctgtagttttttttttaaatcttattttctgtttgagTTCGTGTGATCTGGCTTCtaatttttggaaaaaatatTTTGTTGCCCTATGACCAAATGCATCACCTCATTTGTTTTTAATAAATTGCAGGGTCAATATAAATCTACATTAGTTTGCCCTGTTTGCAAAAAGGTCTCTGTTACATTTGATCCGTTTATGTACCTGTCACTACCATTACCTTCGACAATGATGCGAACAATGACTTTAACAGTTATCAGCACTGATGGAAGTTCGAAGCCATCTGAATATACTATTAATGTGCCCAAGCATGGAAAATTTGAAGATCTTATCCGAGCGTTGGGTGTTGCCTGCTCACTTGGGGTTGATGAAACCTTTTTAGTGGCCGAGGTACTGTGCCATGGCTGTTGTATGAAATTTGTGTTATATGTGTGTGTTTGCATGGGAGTGCGTGTGTTTTGGTTtccttgtttgtttttgtttgtaatGGTTTGATCTCTGAAGCTTATAGACTTGGGCAGATATACAACAATCGCATTATTCGGTATCTGGAAGAGCTTGCTGATGCAGTATCCTTAATTCGAGATGGTGACCAGTTGGTTGCTTATCGGTTTATGAAAAATGTTGAGGAATTACCTCTGgtcgttttcatacatcagaaAATGGAGTAAGTAGTATCTTCCTTCTTTATCTCTTTTATAGTGGgatatttatgttcttgtatGATTGTTTCCCATGCAAATTGTAAAGGATTAAGGTGTAAGGGCATGTGATGCTGGTTTTGCATGTAGATATAGAAGAGCACAGCTCAATAATTATCATTAGTAAAAATAAGTACAAAACAAAATACCagttttaataatttttatctCTTGTATGAAGTACAACTCTCATTAGAACACAAAACAGTTTTGTATGTGTCACCAATTTAACGTATAATTATCATATTCCAATGCTGTAAACTATGTTCCAGCCATTGGCTGGATGTAAATGGATTTCACCATCTTTTCACAGTTGGTGCTACTCAGTAAGTTAAAACTTTATTCTAGCAAAGAAGTACATTCATTGATAAGTTATTTCTTTTATTAGGTGATGTTTAAAAGCAAAGAATTAAATTTGCTAATTCTTTATTCGACCTGCTGGGCCATCTAGTGGAATTGCTGATTCTAACAAATACATGTTCTTTTCTCCGTCATTCAAAATCTTCTTGGCTGTATGATTAGATTCAATCAGTACCCCTTTACCCCTAATCTATCAAAGATGATTTTAGTTTGCCATCTTTGTCTTGCCTGATTTATATAATCTCCATTTCATGTTTCATTATTTAGCATGGCCACCATCATCTTATGTGTTTGATACTGTCAGGCAGGACATGCATGGGAGTTCAAGCTGGAAGTCATTTGGAATTCCTCTTGTATCAAGACTTTGTACTTCTGCAACTGGATCTGATATCTGCAATCAGTACTTTAAGTTAGTTAAGCCATTTCAAATACCTGGGCAACACTCCGAAGCACATTTTGACATTTCGCAGGGCGCTGCTCCTACAGAGGTCACTGGAGAAGAGGATTCCTCACCTCCTGTTTCTGGTGGGCATGTGGACCTCTGTTATAAAAATGGTGCTGACTCGATATTGGATTGTGAATTTCAGTTTTACACAGCAGATGAAAAGTGTAATCAAACGGAAAAAAAGATAGTGATGACTGAGGTAATCGAGAGGAAATTTCCCAAGCATATGTATGTTGCTGTATGTTGGCCGGAAAAATATGTTCAGCAGTATGATATGCGAGTTCTGAGCTCATTGCCGTTGATTTTCAAGCCTGGGCTTTTTTCAAAAAAGCCTCAGGAGACGGTTTCTCTCTATAAGTGCCTTGAAGCATTCTTGAAGGAAGAGCCTCTTGGGCCTGAAGACATGTGGTTAGTGGGTACATCTTGACGCTTTTGAGTTTATCATTTAAAGTAATTTACACGACGCTTTTATAAGCTGGATCACTGAATAATTTCATTCATGCATCTCTAATACCTTTGACAATACATTTGAATGAGAGGTCTTTCTGGCTTTAGGTTTGGGTCTCCATGTTATTAATATTACGCAGTGAAGCTTCCTGAAAGCAGTGGCTCCAAATTATCGATCTCCTTATGCTGCCCAACTTTTGTTTGAACTTTTAGGAGGGGAATTTCATCAATTTCTTATATTATGTAAATAGATTTTATTATGAAAATGCGCCTCTTTCATCGGACTGCCTAATGTACATTGGTAAAACCTTTAGCACCATAATCTAATTTGAACAGCACTATAGGCAATCTGTCGGTGCTCAAATCCTTGGTTTATTATTTCTTAGGTTTTATTGCTTATATGAATACGTTGCCTCTACCACACTCATAAGGCATTGATGAGATAATCTTTTATAGAATTTAGGGTAGTTACAATTATACAATTGCTGAGCCTCTGCTTATCTTTTATGAAGTTGTGGTCATGTCATTTTCTAATAACCGGTACTTTTATCATTGTTATAGGTATTGTCCTGGTTGCAAAAAGCATTGCCAAGCCAGTAAGAAGTTGGATCTTTGGAGACTGCCTGAGATCTTGGTCATTCATTTAAAGCGATTCTCATACAGTCGTTTTCTCAAGAACAAGCTAGAGACATATGTTGACTTCCCTGTTGATGACCTTGATTTGTCAACATACATTGCTTACAGAACTGGTGAACTAAGCAATCGTTACATGCTGTATGCTGTCAGTAATCACTATGGAAGCATGGGTGGCGGTCATTATACTGCATTTGTCCATGTAAGTGATGTCGTTTGTGTTATGGTTTTCTCACttgcattttatttctttttcttcttactCTTTATGTTGATGAAATCCAAGTGACTTGGTTATGGTCATTATAATTTTTGCACATTTAAGTGAATCAACAATcaaataatttttgtttttattgctACATGAGATTCCTTTGCTGTGTTGTGAACTTGGTTCAGTAAAATAGTTCATATTCTAGCGAGTGCAGCTCGTTTCTGATTTTTCAGCTCGTGACATCATCTAAATATGTGCCATCACCAGTGTCATTTGTTATATCTGGGatctttaaaaaaatgttCTCTCAGAATGCTGTTATTTGATTCTTAATTGCTtggtaatttatgttttaaatAGAAGATGTGCGTCCTAGATTGGCTTAGAACTAAATCAACTCCGCATGACCTCGTCGTGGTATATAAGATTCCTTGTTTCTTCTCTGGTCAAAATGCTCCCTTTATGGTCAATTTAAGATATAACATTTTGAATTGTAACATTCCCACAGGAATCCAGTCTTAGGAGTTTGGGTTTTACATGGCCTTATTTACATTTGGGATTTAGACCTGTCGATAAAATTTTTGATATCCTTGATCTATGATTTCAGTTTTTGGCCAAAAAGATATTAGAATATTGCATTAAAGATCAGTTATGttagatatatatagatggtattgtctcaaaaaaaagaaagacatGATAAGTTTGACTTTCTATGTACCTGATTTCTCATGTCGCTGATCTAGAATTTCAGTTTCTGACCAAAATGAAATAAGATTATTGCATTTAATATCAGTTATGTTAAGCAAAACTAGTTGGTAGAATGTTGTCAAAGACATGATTGGTATTGTACTCTTTTtctttgagaagaagaaattgCAGTTATAAGCAAGATTGGTATCGGACTTGCTTATAAATTTTCTACTTAATCCAATAGTATTACCATGAACTTGATAattgttttcagttttcactGGGTCTGTGAAGGAATGTTTTTCATATATCCTAGTTTTAATGACTATCAAAGTACGTGCATAGGATAGGAAGAAGAGGGgtgagggttttttttttttttttgtggcagGGGTTTGGGCTAATGTAACCAAATTTAAATTATTGGGTACTTAGTTTCTTCTCAAATCGATTTTTCAGTCATGTTGATGCTGCATTCCTTGGTCAGTTCTTTGGATTCTCTCAAGACTGGCAGTATGACAAGTTGTAGTGAAAATGTAAATCATAGATCCTACCCTAGTGATCAAGATCTGATTAGTGTCATTGACTCATCGAGGACTAGAGGCCTGGTTTGTTTGCTTTTGTTTTATTGATAAGTTATTATTGAATGTATACAGTAACATATGTTGCTCCACACTGATCGTTCAACTGGCTTTTCTCTGTTGCAGCACGGGGCCGACCGGTGGTATGACTTTGATGATAGCCATGTTAGCCCTGTTAACCAGGACAAGATAAAGTCTGCTGCTGCATATGTTCTTTTCTATAGGAGAGTTGTGGAAGTGTGACTCCTGGGTAGATATGCATCTTTAAGTTCCCATATGGGGTTCAGTATAATGGCGAAGATATATACTTTAGGTATATAAACATATCACTTCACTCCTAGGACTACATCCACAAAAGCCATCATTCTTCTGTCTTTGGCTTTGATGATTGAGACTGCGAGTTTTCAAGATGGATATTAATGAGGGAAGATAGTACTTGGAGAGAGTGCTGAAGATGTTTGTGACATATACTAAGTTACTAACAAAGTAAGAGATGATGAACAGTGATAGTGAGATACTGTATACAGGTATAACCATTTATGAAGACTGAAGAAAAGTCTAGTAGCTGaattagaaattttttctGAAGGGGACCCTGCTTCTGAATCTCcattagttttagttttttgTTGTAATAGCTGATGGCTGGTTGTGGAGTAACCTCATAGGTGATTTAAGTTGTATTGGCATTCTTTTTTGAACTCCGAGTTGTACTTCTACTTTGGGGTTTGGCGCCATTCTCATCTGCCCTCAGATTGTTGGCTGCTGGAAACAAGGTGGTTGGAAGTTATTGAAATGTGGGTATAAATGTCGAATCCAAGAGCTCTGGACAATCTATTCACTATGGCAGCACTGAGGTACAATACTGGGTTGATGGATCATCTTCCCCTCATTTTTGTTGTAACGAACTGTGATGGGGGTTAATTGTTTATTCATGTGTTGGTGGTGAAAGATGGGTTAGACAATTGTCCAAGGCTCTAAGCTTAATCTGTCTAGATCTGTTGAGTTACATATCTAACTGGTTCAACTTTGTTGTAATAGAGTGCTGTAATTTGATGTATTTTATAAGTTATTCTTATTAAGCCATGATTTGGCAGAGGATGTTATGATAGAGTTATAAGGGAACAGTCGGATAAATTTGGAGAGAAGTGGACATCTTATATTGATTTAATAAAGTCGCAGTGTTGTCACTTGCATAGTTATAGTAGATTATGGAGGACCACATTAGTTGTCGTCCTATCTTGGTGTAACCATGGGACATAGGTTGATTTGATTTCTACAATACTCGTGTTGATCTATCCCAGTTGATGCCCGGACCACACTGATGGCTCAACTCGCAATGCCATTGACCATTGACCTAAACCTCGTAGATATTAATCTTCATATGGCAGATTAGAGAACTTGCGTCTGGATTCATTTCACTCGATAGTCGGTGGCCATGATATGATATCCCCATAACGTTGCGGTGTTTTCTGATATTGAAAGCGAGAGAGGTATCTTACTGGATTTCACAATTTTTCTATGTGCACGCAAGGGGTGACCTGTGGTGTACTCCAAGTCGAGAGCGCtgcaatttttttaatgaaatatCGGTTCTCTAATTAAGTAATTATGCAATCTTGACTTTGGCCCCTTTTGTTATTTCTGTGATTTTTTAATGTATAACTCGATCTCTTGTCCTGAAACTTATTCAGGGCTCTGTAAGGTGTTAGTGAACCATTATTTGAAGAAATCTCAACCGTCCGTTTATGGCACTAAAACCAATATTAACactgaaacaaaaaaaatctctcAGACTACTGTAAAAACAAATCAAGTTACACACTCATGTTAAGAAAAACTTAATCGAGTTCGATCTCTTAtcaatcaaattgaaaatgaaGAGAGGCCTCCTCTGCCGGCGCTATTTTGGTCGGCAACTTGTTTTTATATCCGCCGGAAGACGAAAAGATGGTGCTTTGGGATGGGGTAGTTGTCGGATATAAAAGGTGTCTGCCATGGTTTCATTTGAATCGGTTGGTAGGTTTAGGGAAGACATGTAAACCCTAAACGCTTTTGCAGGTCTTCTTCAAGCTTCAACCTCCAAAGTTTCTAGGTTTTTCTTAGAAAATGTTCCACAATCTAATTCCAATCCAAACCTTCCTCATAATTTGATACCTAATTTCGATATTTCCATCAAACCCAAAACACTAGAAGAACGAATCTGGTGTAATTAAGATCTTTGGGATATTGATGACATCATGggaggcggcggcggagggGACGACGGAGACCTTAACCTTCCAGGGCCTTGGCGATCTCTTCTTCGATCTACTTGAGGAACAGGCGCGGACTAGCGAGGGGTCGAACTTGGGAAGCAATAGTGGAGGGGTTGGGATTTCACGAAGATTAAGGGTTTAAAGGCGGGCAGAGAGGAAACAACTTGAGTTTTTACTGTGGTTCCTTTGTGTTAATACTTAAAAAATTACGAATATGTTTTATGCATACTCCAAGGACTATAAGAGCATACGCACCGGCGAGCAAGACAAGGCGAGTTGCTCGAGCAAGATGTGGGACCGCGACGGTTTGCTCGAGTAAACCCCAGATCCAAACTCGCACCGGAGCTACTGGTGCTCGCCCAGTCAACCGAAAGGCTTTGCTTGATCGATTGTTCGAGCCTAATTTGCTCCGACCTTTTCTCGTCCGCTTGGCAGAGCATGACacgttgtaatttttttttctgttaggCGAGTGCAATGCACGCGCGAGTAAAagggtttaaaaaaaaagaccacGGAATGGCTGACACGTGGCTTTACCAGATGGTCATCAAACTCCAACAGTTAAATGGAACTGGGCCTTCCATTtaaatcagaaatttcgatccAACGGTCCGGATTCATAACCGACTGCTACTATTTTATCATAacggaaataaacccaaaaaatagTTTAAAAATCCCAAAAAATTTCCACCTCTCCAAAAaaattgcctataaatactacttcaattgttgatcaactcacaccaatttatgcacaacaaatttcacatcttcctccttctccttcctcattttgtttagcattttttttccaaaataattggcttccttccgaagatttacaaatgtgcatcttttttgtccgtcatagcgttgATGAATACAACGGtaataaacaaaagaaagacaaATTGTAGGAGATAATTTTTGCCGATTATATGTAAAACTGGGTGCTAGTCCCGGGTGAGAAACCTCTAAAGGAGCCGAGGACCCAAATTGCACTCGTTTCTCACgacaacaagttcaaattactcttgcaaaaatgtggCGAATGTTTGCCGGTGGCGCGGCAACGTGTAGCTAGCGGCACTTCGTTAATGGATGAAGTAAGTTTACAttattttatcatatattatatttttcattctattatatataattaaattatgtaatttatatatctaatttgtttaaatatgtagcattctttacattatttgttttatccaatttgTTTAAActatgtaattaaatatgtacctaatataagtttttcattaggaacgacaagctcaatcgagttactataatgccaagaagaaaaagtttacacactttgaatgttAGGAGGTGGTTATGGATCATTCATCTTTTGTTGCAGTGCTACCTACTATTTCATCTgcatatgcaagtagttacgATGCTACTCCTTCCGCAGCTGAAACATCTCCAACCATCGATTTCGATGACGACTAAGTGAATGAGACGCCTCAAAGCAACACAGCAACTTTCTCGAGTTCGcctagaccaatgggaaccaaggcgGCAAAGGAAGATAGGCTCAAAAAGAAACAGGGTAAGACTCATATTGAGCAACCAGTTGAGGTTTTAcataccattgcaagtgaccaagcatcatggCACGCCAAGATGCTAGCgcataatgaaagtgagcttaattattacGCGGAGTACATAGATATTGAAAAGCGGAAGGAAGTAAGggcggaagaagagttacgattgaagaaacaagagaatgacacaaggatcatgacaatagatttggaggctatgaccccaatcttgaaaatgtattttacCAAAAGAAAACTAGAAATCTGTAATGAAGGAGGagctagtcaagatcaacttaccgatgaaacatattcggaTTGTTATCACTCAAATCGCGTGTTATTTCCAtgataatttaaatttaaattttatgtaatttaaattttcaagaaataaaaatgtaatttatttattaaaatgaaattgaaatacacaaaaaattaaaacacatacgTAAAC encodes:
- the LOC126789386 gene encoding ubiquitin carboxyl-terminal hydrolase 8, whose product is MESSAVLSEDLPDSTPGLDSDSQQRVYFVPYSWWRDAQDSVLADSGSDSDSDWGKKGVLSVASPAASAFGGPMKIINNIFNSDLVFNLRREDEAVQNAGNGEVGVSGRDYALVPGEMWVQALRWHSDPKAAVKDGRSFSAAEDDKTDVYPLQLRLSVPRETNTLGVRITKKDNAVESFKRACKIFSLESDMLRIWDFSGQTNLFFTNDKSKFPKDLQRQSDEILLELQVYGLSDSIKCREGKKDELVLQHSTTGNSCGASVMMNGSTGNTHSSFIRSFWGSSSEAGSLGLTGLQNLGNTCFMNSSIQCLAHTPKLVDYFLGDYAREINQENPLGMDGEIALAFGDLLRKLWAPGASPVAPRTFKSKLARFAPQFNGFNQHDSQELLAFLLDGLHEDLNRVKCKPYVEVKDGDDRPDEEVADEYWRNHLARNDSIIVDVCQGQYKSTLVCPVCKKVSVTFDPFMYLSLPLPSTMMRTMTLTVISTDGSSKPSEYTINVPKHGKFEDLIRALGVACSLGVDETFLVAEIYNNRIIRYLEELADAVSLIRDGDQLVAYRFMKNVEELPLVVFIHQKMEQDMHGSSSWKSFGIPLVSRLCTSATGSDICNQYFKLVKPFQIPGQHSEAHFDISQGAAPTEVTGEEDSSPPVSGGHVDLCYKNGADSILDCEFQFYTADEKCNQTEKKIVMTEVIERKFPKHMYVAVCWPEKYVQQYDMRVLSSLPLIFKPGLFSKKPQETVSLYKCLEAFLKEEPLGPEDMWYCPGCKKHCQASKKLDLWRLPEILVIHLKRFSYSRFLKNKLETYVDFPVDDLDLSTYIAYRTGELSNRYMLYAVSNHYGSMGGGHYTAFVHHGADRWYDFDDSHVSPVNQDKIKSAAAYVLFYRRVVEV